In Leifsonia sp. ZF2019, a genomic segment contains:
- a CDS encoding RNA polymerase sigma factor — MATRAATKAPEADTVEETVAGAEGATAVKAATKKTTKTAAAKPAAKKGASKPKGRAAGEDDDEEVDDDAEVEIDAEDSDDDTDAATGDSDDADDSDDADAPQKAADVAAAAVAAAPLPTDALVLRAVDEDDDIPVYSTTITGATADPVKDYLKQIGKVPLLNAAEEVELAMRIEAGLFAEDKLANTQGMTKELERELKWVARDGQRAKSHLLGANLRLVVSLAKRYTGRGMQFLDLIQEGNLGLIRAVEKFDYTKGFKFSTYATWWIRQAITRAMADQARTIRIPVHMVEVINKLARVQRQMLQDLGREPTPEELSKELDMTPEKVIEVQKYGREPISLHTPLGEDGDSEFGDLIEDTEAVVPADAVGFTMLQKQLESLLDSLSEREAGVIRMRFGLGDGMPKTLDQIGDTFGVTRERIRQIESKTMAKLRHPSRSQSLRDYLE, encoded by the coding sequence ATGGCAACCCGTGCAGCAACGAAGGCCCCGGAGGCCGACACGGTCGAGGAGACGGTGGCGGGCGCCGAGGGCGCGACGGCGGTCAAGGCCGCCACGAAGAAGACGACGAAGACCGCTGCTGCGAAGCCGGCGGCCAAGAAGGGTGCGAGCAAGCCCAAGGGGCGTGCGGCCGGCGAGGACGACGACGAGGAGGTCGACGACGACGCCGAGGTCGAGATCGACGCCGAGGACTCGGACGACGACACGGATGCCGCGACCGGCGATTCGGACGACGCGGATGACTCCGACGACGCCGACGCACCGCAGAAGGCGGCCGACGTCGCCGCGGCGGCCGTCGCGGCCGCCCCGCTGCCGACCGATGCGCTGGTGCTGCGCGCGGTCGACGAGGACGACGACATCCCGGTCTACTCGACGACCATCACCGGCGCGACGGCCGACCCGGTCAAGGACTACCTCAAGCAGATCGGCAAGGTCCCACTGCTGAACGCGGCGGAGGAGGTCGAGCTCGCGATGCGTATCGAGGCCGGCCTGTTCGCCGAGGACAAGCTCGCCAACACGCAGGGCATGACCAAGGAGCTGGAGCGCGAGCTCAAGTGGGTCGCGCGGGACGGACAGCGCGCCAAGAGCCACCTGCTCGGCGCCAACCTGCGCCTCGTGGTCAGCCTCGCCAAGCGCTACACCGGCCGCGGCATGCAGTTCCTGGACCTGATCCAGGAGGGCAACCTCGGTCTCATCCGCGCCGTCGAGAAGTTCGACTACACCAAGGGCTTCAAGTTCTCCACGTACGCGACCTGGTGGATCCGCCAGGCGATCACGCGCGCGATGGCGGACCAGGCCCGCACCATCCGCATCCCGGTGCACATGGTCGAGGTCATCAACAAGCTCGCCCGCGTGCAGCGCCAGATGCTGCAGGACCTGGGCCGCGAGCCCACCCCCGAGGAGCTGTCGAAGGAACTCGACATGACCCCCGAGAAGGTCATCGAGGTGCAGAAGTACGGTCGCGAGCCGATCTCGCTGCACACCCCGCTCGGCGAGGACGGCGACAGTGAGTTCGGCGACCTGATCGAGGACACCGAGGCGGTCGTCCCGGCGGACGCGGTGGGCTTCACCATGCTGCAGAAGCAGCTGGAGAGCCTGCTCGACTCGCTCTCGGAGCGTGAAGCGGGCGTGATCCGCATGCGCTTCGGCCTGGGCGACGGCATGCCGAAGACGCTCGACCAGATCGGCGACACCTTCGGCGTGACGCGCGAGCGCATCCGCCAGATCGAGTCGAAGACGATGGCGAAGCTGCGCCACCCGTCACGCTCGCAGTCGCTGCGCGACTACCTCGAGTAA
- a CDS encoding MFS transporter — protein MNSRRSWFVFGIGAFAYLVAVMQRTSIGVAGVSATERFHVSASVLSSLAVVQLIVYAAMQIPVGVLIDRIGSRRLMLTGTALMVAGQIAVAFAPSIAVAILGRILVGAGDATVFTSVMRLTNSWFRGRIVPQLSQWIGNIGQLGQVLSAIPFALILHQAGWTTAFLSAASLSVLALIAIAVAVFDRPVGSTEGPRPATWSESLRQLRVSLARPGTQLGFWSHFVTQSSGTVFSLMWGLPFMVFALGIDPAEAAALLIVSVVTGLIAGPVLGLLTARFPLRRSNLVLGIVGMMGVVWAVVLLWPGVPPAWLLVVLLIAIGIGGPGSVIGFDFARTSNPLHSLGSANGIVNVGGFLASFVMMFLIGVALDLQNGARVAAGGAPDLYALDAFRWAFAIQYVIVGLGVALLVRARRRTRRRMQEDEGIEVAPIWVSLSDAWRRRSGRETR, from the coding sequence GTGAACTCGCGGCGCTCCTGGTTCGTCTTCGGGATCGGCGCCTTCGCCTACCTCGTGGCGGTGATGCAGCGCACCAGCATCGGCGTCGCCGGCGTCTCGGCCACCGAGCGGTTCCACGTCTCGGCGTCGGTCCTCTCCTCTCTGGCCGTCGTCCAGCTCATCGTCTATGCGGCGATGCAGATCCCCGTCGGCGTGCTGATCGACCGGATCGGGTCTCGTCGGCTGATGCTGACCGGGACGGCCCTCATGGTCGCCGGGCAGATCGCGGTCGCCTTCGCGCCGAGCATCGCGGTCGCGATCCTGGGTCGCATCCTCGTCGGCGCGGGCGACGCCACCGTGTTCACGTCGGTGATGCGCCTCACCAACTCGTGGTTCCGCGGCCGCATCGTCCCGCAGCTGTCGCAGTGGATCGGCAACATCGGCCAGCTGGGCCAGGTGCTGTCGGCCATCCCCTTCGCCCTCATCCTCCACCAGGCCGGGTGGACGACCGCCTTCCTCTCCGCCGCATCGCTGTCGGTGCTCGCGCTCATCGCGATCGCGGTCGCAGTCTTCGACCGCCCCGTCGGCTCGACGGAGGGGCCGCGCCCGGCGACCTGGTCGGAGTCGCTGCGGCAACTGCGCGTCAGCCTCGCCCGCCCCGGCACCCAGCTGGGCTTCTGGTCGCATTTCGTCACCCAGTCCTCCGGCACCGTGTTCAGCCTGATGTGGGGCCTGCCGTTCATGGTGTTCGCCCTCGGCATCGATCCGGCCGAGGCGGCAGCGCTGCTCATCGTCTCCGTGGTCACGGGCCTCATCGCCGGACCGGTCCTCGGGCTCCTCACCGCGCGCTTCCCCCTGCGCCGCAGCAACCTGGTGCTCGGAATCGTCGGGATGATGGGCGTCGTGTGGGCCGTCGTGCTCCTGTGGCCGGGAGTGCCGCCGGCCTGGCTGCTCGTCGTGCTCCTGATCGCGATCGGCATCGGCGGCCCGGGCTCCGTCATCGGGTTCGACTTCGCCCGCACGTCCAACCCGCTGCATTCGCTGGGCTCGGCGAACGGGATCGTCAACGTCGGCGGGTTCCTGGCCAGTTTCGTGATGATGTTCCTGATCGGCGTCGCTCTGGACCTGCAGAACGGGGCCCGGGTCGCCGCTGGCGGCGCCCCCGACCTGTATGCGCTCGACGCGTTCCGTTGGGCGTTCGCAATCCAATACGTGATCGTCGGCCTCGGAGTCGCGCTCCTCGTCCGCGCCCGCCGCCGCACCCGCCGCCGGATGCAGGAGGACGAGGGAATAGAAGTGGCCCCGATCTGGGTTTCACTCTCCGACGCATGGCGCAGGCGGAGCGGTCGCGAGACTCGCTGA
- a CDS encoding proteasome assembly chaperone family protein, with protein MRHPADLFELNPAVEVPEGLPLVAGLTGFADAGAGVSQLGTYLLGTLDSTVVATFDADILLDYRARRPLIYFDQDHLADYQPATLKLYLAYDELRQPFLLLSGFEPDFRWEAFTEAVLGLIERYRVRSVTWVHAIPMPVPHTRPIGVTVSGNRSELIEAMSVWKPQTQVPGNALHLLEYRLQERSYPIAGFVLLIPHYLADTEYPAAAIAGLDSISAATGLIFPSDRLRQEDRDFIANIDEQVAGNAELAKLVGTLEERHDTYMEDNQLRSPLTDRDGELPSADEIAAELENFLAFRRHGDEENGLADR; from the coding sequence ATGCGACACCCCGCTGATCTGTTCGAGCTCAACCCGGCCGTCGAGGTCCCGGAGGGACTTCCGCTCGTCGCGGGCCTGACCGGCTTCGCCGACGCGGGCGCCGGCGTGAGCCAGCTCGGCACGTATCTGCTCGGCACGCTGGACAGCACGGTCGTCGCGACCTTCGACGCGGACATCCTGCTCGACTACCGCGCCCGGCGGCCGCTCATCTACTTCGACCAGGACCACCTGGCCGACTACCAGCCGGCCACGCTCAAGCTCTACCTCGCGTATGACGAGCTGCGCCAGCCGTTCCTCCTCCTCTCGGGCTTCGAGCCCGACTTCCGGTGGGAGGCGTTCACGGAGGCCGTGCTCGGACTCATCGAGCGCTACCGGGTGCGTAGCGTGACCTGGGTGCACGCCATCCCGATGCCGGTGCCGCACACACGGCCGATCGGCGTCACGGTCAGCGGCAACCGCTCCGAGCTCATCGAGGCGATGTCGGTGTGGAAGCCGCAGACGCAGGTGCCCGGCAACGCGCTCCACCTGCTGGAGTACCGCCTGCAGGAGCGGTCGTATCCGATCGCGGGATTCGTCCTCCTCATCCCGCACTACCTCGCGGACACCGAATACCCCGCCGCGGCGATCGCCGGGCTCGACTCGATCAGCGCGGCCACGGGCCTCATCTTTCCCAGCGACCGGCTCCGCCAGGAGGATCGCGACTTCATCGCCAACATCGACGAGCAGGTCGCCGGCAACGCCGAGCTCGCGAAGCTCGTCGGAACGCTCGAGGAGCGGCACGACACGTACATGGAGGACAACCAGCTGCGTTCCCCGCTCACCGACCGCGATGGCGAGCTCCCGTCCGCCGACGAGATCGCCGCGGAACTGGAGAACTTCCTCGCGTTCCGCCGGCACGGCGACGAGGAGAACGGCCTCGCGGACCGCTAG
- a CDS encoding leucyl aminopeptidase, protein MTVPALALASDSSSLTPADVVVVGARVARDEITVLSGADRDGLAAQLAAVGFGGGRDELVRLPGADGGPSIAVIGLGDELDEDALRYAAGSAVRQLAGIEHVAVDLPASDDARLGAVAEGAALGSYAFTEYREKSSARTPVGRITVVGTPSTVVADDLLARAAAVAGAAALVKDLVNTPPLDLYPETFVDRAQEAAAGLPVEVTVWDEAALAEGGFGGILGVGQGSTRPPRLVKVDYAPAGAARHLALVGKGITFDSGGLSLKPASGMVGMKYDMTGAATVLAVALAAARLALPIRVSAWLCLAENMPSGSAIRPNDVLRIRDGRTVEVLNTDAEGRLVLADGLAAASEEHPDAIVDVATLTGAAMVALGTRYAAVMGSEGLVDDVLSAARASGELLWPMPLAGELRATINSDVADIANANPGVTAGGMLLAGVFLQEFVGRTGDDDDAPRIPWAHLDIAGPAKGPASPYGFTGKGPSAVSVRALLRLAEDISRK, encoded by the coding sequence ATGACGGTTCCTGCTCTCGCGCTCGCCTCCGATTCCTCTTCTCTCACTCCCGCCGACGTCGTGGTGGTCGGCGCCCGCGTCGCGCGCGACGAGATCACGGTGCTCTCGGGTGCCGATCGCGACGGCCTCGCCGCGCAGCTCGCCGCCGTCGGCTTCGGCGGCGGACGCGACGAGCTGGTGCGCCTCCCCGGCGCCGACGGCGGCCCGTCGATCGCCGTGATCGGGCTCGGCGACGAGCTCGACGAGGACGCCCTGCGGTATGCCGCGGGCAGCGCTGTGCGCCAGCTGGCCGGCATCGAGCACGTCGCCGTCGACCTCCCGGCGTCGGACGACGCGCGCCTCGGTGCCGTGGCCGAGGGAGCCGCTCTCGGGTCGTACGCTTTCACCGAGTACCGCGAGAAGAGCAGCGCCAGGACGCCGGTCGGCCGCATCACCGTCGTCGGGACACCGTCGACGGTCGTCGCGGACGACCTGCTGGCCCGCGCCGCCGCCGTCGCCGGCGCCGCCGCGCTGGTGAAGGACCTCGTCAACACTCCCCCGCTCGACCTCTACCCCGAGACGTTCGTCGACCGCGCGCAGGAGGCCGCGGCCGGGCTCCCGGTCGAAGTCACGGTCTGGGACGAGGCCGCGCTGGCCGAGGGCGGCTTCGGCGGCATCCTGGGCGTCGGTCAGGGCTCGACCCGCCCACCGCGGCTGGTGAAGGTCGACTACGCCCCCGCCGGAGCCGCGCGCCACCTCGCCCTCGTCGGCAAAGGCATCACCTTCGACTCGGGCGGCCTCTCTTTGAAGCCCGCGTCCGGCATGGTCGGCATGAAGTACGACATGACGGGCGCCGCCACCGTGCTCGCCGTCGCCCTGGCGGCCGCGCGCCTCGCCCTGCCCATCCGTGTCTCCGCGTGGCTGTGCCTCGCCGAGAACATGCCGTCGGGCTCCGCCATCCGACCGAACGACGTGCTGCGCATCCGCGACGGCCGCACGGTCGAGGTTCTCAACACCGACGCCGAGGGTCGGCTCGTGCTCGCCGACGGGCTCGCCGCAGCGAGCGAGGAGCACCCGGACGCGATCGTCGACGTCGCCACCCTCACCGGTGCCGCCATGGTCGCGCTGGGCACCCGCTACGCAGCGGTCATGGGCTCCGAGGGCCTCGTCGACGACGTGCTCTCCGCCGCTCGCGCCAGCGGCGAGCTGCTCTGGCCGATGCCGCTCGCGGGCGAGCTGCGCGCGACGATCAACTCGGACGTCGCCGACATCGCCAACGCCAACCCGGGCGTCACCGCGGGCGGGATGCTGCTCGCCGGCGTGTTCCTGCAGGAGTTCGTCGGACGCACCGGCGACGACGACGACGCTCCGCGCATCCCGTGGGCGCACCTCGACATCGCGGGACCCGCGAAGGGACCCGCGTCGCCCTACGGATTCACGGGCAAGGGACCGTCCGCCGTCAGCGTACGTGCGCTCCTGCGTTTGGCCGAGGACATTTCGCGGAAGTAG
- the lpdA gene encoding dihydrolipoyl dehydrogenase — translation MSEQNFDIVVLGGGSGGYAAALRAAELGFTVGMIEKDKVGGTCLHRGCIPTKALLHAAEVADYSRESAKYGIITQLQGVDINGVTEYRQGIIAKKYKGLQGLVKARGITVIEGEGRLTSPTTVQVGDDTIVGKHVVLATGSYSRSLPGLEIGGRVITSEQALELDFVPKKVAVLGGGVIGVEFASVWKSFGAEVTIIEALPHLVPNEDESISKSLERAFRRRGIDYRLGVRFSGVTQNESGVVVSLENGDTVEAELLLVAVGRGPQTAGLGYEEVGVSMDRGFVLTDERLQTNIPGVYAVGDIVPGLQLAHRGFQQGIFVAEEIAGLNPIVVPDVNIPKVTYCDPEVASIGLSEAKAVEQYGADKVSSYDYSLAGNGKSEIIGTSGTVKVVRVNDGPVVGVHMIGARVGELIGEAQLAVNWEAYPEDIAPFIHAHPTQNESLGEAFLYLAGKPLHTL, via the coding sequence GTGTCTGAGCAGAACTTTGACATTGTGGTGCTCGGCGGTGGGAGTGGAGGCTACGCAGCAGCGCTGCGTGCGGCCGAGCTCGGTTTCACCGTGGGCATGATCGAGAAGGACAAGGTCGGCGGCACCTGCCTGCACCGCGGCTGCATCCCGACCAAGGCGCTGCTGCACGCGGCCGAGGTCGCGGACTACTCCCGCGAGTCGGCGAAGTACGGCATCATCACCCAGCTCCAGGGCGTCGACATCAACGGGGTGACGGAGTATCGCCAGGGCATCATCGCGAAGAAGTACAAGGGCCTGCAGGGCCTCGTGAAGGCCCGCGGCATCACCGTCATCGAGGGCGAGGGCCGCCTCACCTCGCCGACGACCGTCCAGGTCGGCGACGACACCATCGTCGGCAAGCACGTCGTGCTCGCCACCGGCTCCTACTCGCGCAGCCTCCCCGGACTCGAGATCGGCGGGCGGGTGATCACCAGCGAGCAGGCGCTCGAGCTCGACTTCGTCCCCAAGAAGGTCGCCGTGCTCGGCGGCGGCGTCATCGGCGTCGAGTTCGCCAGCGTCTGGAAGTCGTTCGGCGCCGAGGTCACCATCATCGAGGCCCTCCCGCACCTCGTCCCGAACGAGGACGAGTCGATCAGCAAGTCGCTCGAGCGCGCGTTCCGCCGCCGCGGCATCGACTACCGGCTGGGCGTGCGCTTCTCCGGCGTCACCCAGAACGAGAGCGGCGTCGTCGTCTCGCTCGAGAACGGCGACACCGTCGAGGCCGAGCTGCTGCTCGTCGCCGTCGGCCGTGGCCCGCAGACCGCCGGTCTCGGCTACGAAGAGGTCGGCGTCTCGATGGACCGGGGCTTCGTCCTCACCGACGAGCGCCTGCAGACCAACATCCCCGGCGTGTACGCCGTCGGCGACATCGTCCCCGGCCTGCAGCTCGCGCACCGCGGCTTCCAGCAGGGCATCTTCGTCGCGGAGGAGATCGCGGGCCTGAACCCGATCGTCGTCCCCGACGTCAACATCCCCAAGGTCACCTACTGCGACCCCGAGGTCGCCTCCATCGGCCTCAGCGAGGCCAAGGCGGTCGAGCAGTACGGTGCGGACAAGGTCAGCAGCTACGACTACAGCCTGGCCGGCAACGGCAAGAGCGAGATCATCGGCACCAGCGGCACGGTCAAGGTCGTTCGCGTGAACGACGGCCCCGTCGTCGGCGTGCACATGATCGGCGCGCGCGTCGGCGAGCTCATCGGCGAAGCCCAGCTCGCCGTCAACTGGGAGGCGTACCCGGAGGACATCGCCCCGTTCATCCACGCGCACCCCACCCAGAACGAGTCGCTCGGCGAGGCCTTCCTGTACCTCGCGGGCAAGCCGCTGCACACCCTCTAA
- the sucB gene encoding 2-oxoglutarate dehydrogenase, E2 component, dihydrolipoamide succinyltransferase, whose product MSESVSLPALGESVTEGTVTRWLKNVGDRVEVDEPLLEVSTDKVDTEIPSPVAGVIEAILVQEDETVEVGTALVTIGDGSGAGAEAPAEAAPAEAPAPAAEAPAAAPAPAAEAPAQAAAPAPAAEAPAPAAAPAPAAEAPAPAAAPAPAAEAPAPAAAPAPAAEAPAPAAAPAPAAAPAPAAAPAPAAAEAPASGGAHASNAGYVTPIVRKLANEQGVDLSTVTGTGVGGRIRKEDILSAAQPAAAAPVASAAPAEVEVSPLRGTTQPMSRLRKVVAERAVISMQSTAQLTSVVEVDVTKVAAFRDKVKGDFLAKTGVKLSFLPFFALAAAEALKTYPVINATVDGDNIVYPDHENISIAVDTERGLLTPVVKDASSLDLAGLAKEIADLAERTRDNRLKPDELAGGTFTLTNTGSRGALFDTPVVFLPQVAILGTGIVTKKPVVITADGTESIAIRSTVYLALSYDHRIVDGADAARFLVAVKNRLEGGDFQGSLGI is encoded by the coding sequence ATGAGCGAATCCGTCAGCCTCCCGGCACTCGGCGAGAGTGTCACGGAAGGCACGGTCACCCGCTGGCTGAAGAATGTTGGCGACCGTGTCGAGGTGGACGAGCCCCTGCTCGAAGTCTCGACCGACAAGGTCGACACCGAGATCCCGTCGCCGGTCGCCGGCGTCATCGAGGCGATCCTGGTGCAGGAGGACGAGACCGTCGAGGTAGGCACCGCGCTCGTGACCATCGGCGACGGCTCCGGCGCGGGTGCCGAGGCTCCCGCCGAGGCCGCTCCCGCCGAGGCTCCTGCTCCGGCCGCGGAGGCTCCCGCTGCCGCGCCGGCACCCGCCGCTGAAGCACCGGCCCAGGCCGCCGCGCCGGCTCCGGCCGCTGAGGCCCCGGCCCCGGCCGCTGCGCCGGCCCCCGCCGCTGAAGCACCGGCCCCGGCCGCTGCGCCGGCCCCCGCCGCTGAAGCACCGGCCCCGGCCGCTGCGCCGGCCCCCGCCGCTGAAGCACCGGCCCCGGCCGCTGCGCCTGCCCCGGCCGCCGCGCCGGCACCCGCCGCTGCGCCGGCTCCGGCCGCTGCCGAGGCCCCCGCGTCGGGCGGCGCACACGCCAGCAACGCCGGCTACGTGACCCCGATCGTGCGCAAGCTCGCCAACGAGCAGGGCGTCGACCTCTCGACCGTGACCGGCACCGGTGTCGGCGGGCGCATCCGCAAGGAGGACATCCTCTCTGCCGCGCAGCCCGCCGCTGCGGCTCCGGTCGCGTCGGCCGCCCCGGCCGAGGTCGAGGTGTCGCCCCTGCGCGGCACGACCCAGCCGATGTCTCGCCTGCGCAAGGTCGTCGCCGAGCGTGCCGTCATCTCGATGCAGTCGACGGCGCAGCTCACCTCGGTCGTCGAGGTGGACGTGACCAAGGTCGCCGCGTTCCGCGACAAGGTCAAGGGCGACTTCCTCGCCAAGACCGGCGTGAAGCTCTCCTTCCTGCCGTTCTTCGCCCTGGCGGCCGCTGAGGCGCTGAAGACCTACCCCGTCATCAACGCCACCGTCGACGGCGACAACATCGTGTACCCGGACCACGAGAACATCTCGATCGCGGTGGACACCGAGCGCGGCCTGCTGACCCCCGTGGTCAAGGACGCCTCGTCGCTCGACCTCGCCGGTCTGGCGAAGGAGATCGCCGACCTGGCCGAGCGCACCCGCGACAACCGCCTCAAGCCCGATGAGCTGGCCGGCGGCACGTTCACGCTGACCAACACCGGTTCGCGTGGCGCACTGTTCGACACCCCGGTCGTCTTCCTCCCGCAGGTCGCGATCCTGGGCACGGGCATCGTCACAAAGAAGCCGGTCGTCATCACGGCGGACGGCACCGAGTCGATCGCCATCCGTTCCACGGTGTACCTGGCCCTCTCGTACGACCACCGCATCGTGGACGGTGCCGACGCGGCCCGCTTCCTGGTCGCCGTGAAGAACCGCCTCGAAGGCGGCGACTTCCAGGGCAGCCTCGGGATCTGA